The nucleotide window GGCGAGAAACGATTGAACGGCTTGTGCCACCTTCGGCCCGCGCCAAATCACGGCCTGCTCGGGGCTCACGAGGAACCCCATGCTCATCAGCCGGATGCCGTACTTCTCGATGGGAAAGGGGGTGGTCTGTGGGTTCACCGATCCCAGCCCGAACATGAGCGGCACGGACGGCCCGTAGATGTCCGCGTCCATGAGGCCCACGGAACGGCCGGTCATGTGCAGCGCCATTGCGAGGTTCGCGGCGACTGTGGATTTGCCCACGCCGCCCTTTCCGCTGGCGACCGCAATGAGTTGCTTTACCCCGGGCAGCACCAGCTTCGGGGGCATTTGCGGGTTCATCGGTGTTCCTTATTTTGTTCACCCAGCGCGCGCAAAAGCGCGAGCGGGTAGATGCCGGTGTCGTGCCCGTCGTTCCACTTGATCTGGTACGCGTAGTGACCAACCGGAGTCATGGCGACCGGCGCGGGGGCGCCGGCGGCCACCTCCTGCGGTGTCAGGATGCGGAAGGGGTCGACCGGCTTACCGCGCTCCTCGTTGCAGGTCGCGCACGGGCACTTCGCACGGAGCGCGGTGAACGCCGTGAATGTGGCAACCCCATCGCTCCACTCGATCTTCAGCCCATTGCCCTCGCGATTGAGGGACACGGGGCGGAGGTCTTCGGCCATGCGCACAACTCCGAAGCAGTCTCACTGAGCGGTGTTGATTGTAGCAACCGCCGCACGCCGCCCCAACCGCTCAGCTTGAGCGGTTGGGGCGGCGCGCGACGGTTCCGCTGTGGTGGGGCTATTGTCCCTGCACCCACGTCACAACGAGCATGTCGCCTTCGATTTTGGCGTTGTAGGTGATACTCCAGTTCGGCCCGTTCTGCTTTCCGGACCAAGGAAAGTTGAGCGTCTTGCCCGGTTGCGGCACCTGCAGCACGGTTGTGGATTTGCCGCTCCCGGTGGTGCGGATTTCAAGTGCGTACTCGCGCTTTCCGCTGTTCAGTCCAGCGGGAGCGGTCGGGAGCGGCAGGTCCGCGCGGATCGCTCCGTTTGCGTTGACGAACATGCCCGTCACCACCATGACGCTCGGCGGTTGAGCGGTTGCACGCTCCTGAATGAACTTGACGCGAACGATAGCGTCCGAGCCACCGGCGGCTTTGTTGGTAGTTTTCAGATCGCCGACCCAGGTGCCCGAGAGTTTCGCAAACCGCTTGTCCGGTGCCACTTCAATTTTGAGGTTCTTCGCGCTCGGCGGGGCATCTCCGATAGTTGCCTCTGCGATGGTGAACCCCGGCCGGGCGTGGACGACCTTAGCGAAGGTGGGTTGTGTCTTATCGCTCGGAACGGGCACCGCGACAGACTCGTTCGTTGTAAGGCGTTCGACCTTGTTGCCGGTGTCGGTCACCTTCAACACGGCCATCGTGCTACCGTCCCGCGGCGCCTCGACCTTCGCGGCCGCCGACTGTTTGGCGCCTTGCTTCCCGTTGTGCGCCACGAGCGAGATCGGGAACGTGCCGGGCTTCTCGAAGGTCACGAGTCGCTCGACCTTGCCGCCGCCGGTCACCTCGACGCGGCCGTCGCCCAGGTCCCACACGCAAGACGCTGCGTTGACCACATCCGCGGTAAGCTTGAAGGTTGCGGGGGCGACGGCCGCCGAGACCGGTTGAACCGTAAATGCCCCGATGCTCGGAGGCGGTTCGGACTGCGCCGCCGCGGCAACGTCCACAGGAACGGTGCGCTCGTTTTCGTCGCCGAGGTAGTTGCGGACAGTGAGTTTGACCGTGTAGCTGCCCGGTTTGGTGTAAGTGTGAGTAATCGGCTGCTCTTTGGAGAACGGTTCAAGAGGGGTGCCGTCACCGAAGTCCCACCAACCGCTCTCACCGGTCGCCTGGTTCTGGCAGGTGAGTGTGAAGCCGTCGGTGCTCACCGCAAAATTTGCGACCGGTTTAGTTGGCTTTACCACTTGGTCCACGATTGCGGTGGCGTAGGTGCCGGCCGCACCGCCGCCGAGCCCGAGGAAGCCGAGGATCATGCCCTTGAGCCACCCGCCGGATTTCGCGGGCGTGCTGACCGAGGTTGGCGCGGGGTGCGAGGGGCCGGACATTGAACGGTCCTCCGTGACCGAGGAGTGTGCTTTGACCGCGAAGATATGCCGAACGGAAAGGGCGGGGCAAGGCGAACTGTCTGATGAGTCCGCGAAATCAGGGGCATTCCGTGTCTCATCTCGGCGCGTGCGGGTTTGTTGGGCGGGTGGGGTGCTTCCGGCCCGAGGTACACGATGCCCCCGCGTTCGCTGCACAAGAAACCATCGAAAATTCCGAGCCACGCGGGTTACAGTGCCTGATCCACTCGCTACCGGCGGCGCGGCCTCAAGCAGGGGTTGAAGGTGGCCCGCACCCGAGCGGTGAACAAGGTGACCACTGTGGAAGTGGTGCATGAGATCACGAGCTTTCCACGCGAGCGGGCCGACGCTCGTGCACCTCTGGACATGGTGAGATACCACTGGCTCATTGAGGACTAGATCCATTACTTGGGCGATGCGCCCCTGCGCGAGGGCGCGTGACGGTTGAGCGGGGGCGCGTCCGTGCTCGCGCCCCCGCTCAACCCCACCATCGGCCCGCTCGCCACCGTTCCCGCCAAAACGTGCCCCAAAGCCTTTAAATAGCTTCAGATGCGCCACGAATATGCACACCAGTTTACCGGCGTTCCCCAGCATGAATAACGGAACCGCCCTGCTCCTCTGCGAAGGGTGTACGACATGCTTTGCGCCTACCCAGCGAGTCTGTGTCGGCGTTCGCCGGTGATGTTGGCTTGTCGTCGATTCCAGAAGTCATTGAGCGGTGCGGTTTCGCTGAGCAGGTCGGCCCGGAGTTGGAGGATCGCTTCGGCGCCCGGCTCGGACCAGAACTTCTCGGACCCCTTGACCCGATGATTCATCTGCTTGATCGTCGACTCCACGTGGCTGGTGGTGATCGGCAGACCGGCCCGGCGATACTCCGCGTATTTCATACGTCCCCGTTGGTTCTCGAAGTCGCACCGGGCCTCGGCTACGCACACCCGCGGGTGCGTCTCGCCGTCGGTCGCCTCGGGCATCCCGAGAACCTGTTGCCGCGACTCCAGACCCGACACGACCGTCGCAACATCCCCACGCCACAGCGCCTCGATCCACTGCACATATCGGGACCAACCCTCCCCAAACGGACCACCCGCCATCGCGGCACCGTACACATACGCCAACGCGTGGATGAAATCGACCACCGGCGTGAAGCTCGAGAAGTGCCGTTCCCACACGCCCCAGTTGGCATTCGACCCGTCGCCCAGAAACACCCGGCGTTTCGACCCGTAGAACCCACGGGCCCAAGCCGCGGCCGCCAGCAACCCACCGAACACCTCGACCCCCTGCTTGGTGCTCACCACGCTCCGCACGACCAACTCGGGCGGTTCGTACCGGCCGGTCGCCTCGGGCACCGGTTGGGGATCGACCGGGGCGACCGCGTCACCGGCCGGCTCACGCCCGGCGGCCTTCGATTCCGACTTGATTTCCTGGGCCAGACGCGGGATCCGCTCGGGGTCGATATAGTGCGTGGGAATTTGCGGGCACGGGTCGTCCGTGTCGGACACACTCGCCATTGAGGCCAGCAAACCCACCTTAACCTCACGCCAATGCTCCCCCTTCTTCTTCTTCTTCGGGGGTACCGGCGTCGCGACCGCGGAGCCCTTCGGCTGTTCCGGTGACGTCGGGTTCCGGATCTGAAGCCTTCCGCCGTCCATCTGGACCACCGCAATCGGCGGGGGCACGACATCCGGAGGCGCCTTCTTGCGTTCAACCAGAGGCAAGGACTCGTAAGCCGCGACGGCGGCATCGCGTTCGGCACACCGCTCGGTACCGATCTGTTGCGTTCGTCGCTCGACCTGCTTGACCGGAACCGGAACCTCGGCCAGTTCCCGCAGGGCCTCAGCGGCCAGCGCAAACGATCCGCACCGGGTGCCCGCGAACACGACTTTCTTCAACAGGGCCGGGGATTGCCCGCCGCGGTCAATCGCCAGACTCGCCGACTGAGGGAAAAAAAGCCCGCCGGCAGGCGGTGCAGTAGGCCGACGGTTCGCTCCACTCCGCTTCCCCGACCCGCGTGGTGAGGATGCGTGGTTCGGGATCACCGGGTGATGGCGTCTGTCGGCACCCCGGGCATTGTTGTCTCTCGGCGGGTATGGTGCCGGCCGCTTGTTTCTGGAGAGCTTGGCGGAGCAGTTCGCGTGACACCGTTTGGCCCAACTGGACGACCAGTTCTTCGAGTTCCTCGAACGTCGTGCCCCACGGCGGCCCATCGGGTCCGAACAGCCTCTCGACCAACGTTTTGGCCACCCCGTCCAGGTACGCCTTATTCGCTGCGACTTCGGGACGAGCGTTATTGGGGCGTGCCATACCTGATCTCCACCAACGACTTGTGTGGCTCGCACGGCCGTTATTTCTTCGAGCCGCGGTCTATCATGATACCCCAACTTGCAAACCGTGTCGTGGCCCCCTCTGCGAAGGATCAGGGCGGTTGCCCTTGCGACCAGTTCTGGTGGTCCGGTAAATTTTATCAGCCCTTTCGATCCGCGTGCAGGAAAGGAAACCCGCACCGTGAAAAGCACCTATACGACCCCCGAAACGCTCTCCGAACGCGACGCGGCGTGGTTCGAGGAACTGACCGTCACGCTCGCACGCGGTCGCTCGGCCCTGCTCGGCCTTCAACACGAAGACGGGCACTGGGCCGGCACCGTGGAGACCAACGAACGCCTGGAAGCGGAATTGGTTCTTCTGCTCGCGTTTCTTGGCAAACTCCACAACCATCGTGCCGCCCCGGCCGCGCGTTCGATTCTGAGTACTCAACAGGCTGATGGCACGTGGGGCGATCTGGGCGCGTCCGTGCGGGCGTATTTCGCGCTGAAACTCGCCGGACACGCCGCCGCCACACCGCACATGACCCGCGCGGCCGAAGCAATTCGCGCGCGGGGCGGCGCGGCCGCCGCCGACCCACTCACGCGCGTGTGGCTGGCGCTGCTCGGCCAACTACCGCACTCCGCATGCGCCCGAACACCGGTTCAGACGGTGCTCCTGCCGAAGTGGCTCGGCGGTATCGATTCGTACCCCGAATGGGAGCGGGCTCAGCGGGTCGCGTTGGGAATCGCTCAGGTTCACGAACCGGTCGTTCCACTTGCGGAAGCGGTTGGTATCTCGGAGCTGTTCGTGCGCCCCGCTCCCGCACACAAGCCGAACAGGCCACGTCCGTTTCGCGGTCGCGCGGTCCGCGCCGCCACGAACTGGCTGCGAGCGCGGTACAGTGAGGACGGCCCCGACTCGAACTTCCGCGTACTCGCCTTCACGGCCGTCGCACTCAAATCAATCGGCGTGCCGGCCGACGACGCCGAAATGCACTGGGTGCTGACACAGCTCGAATCGCTGTGCACAATCGAGGGCGGCGCACTCACGGTGCGGCCGTTCCGGGCGCCCGTCCGTGACACCGCCCTCGCACTCCTCGCGCTGGCAGGCACCGAACCGAGCCGCCCGTCCGCGGCGCGCGATTCGATTGCCGAGTGGCTTCTGGAGCGCGGCTCCCGCCCCGCGCCCCGTCGCGACACCGAGACCGCCGCACTGGTCCTGACCGCCCTCGCCCGCGGGGGGCACGTGCGGAACGCTACGGCGAGCGCCGTGGTGTACCGTTCGCTCAACGAACTGCTGGCGCTCCAGAACCGTGACGGCGGGTGGGCGGCGTTCGACCGCGGGGTGAGCGGCGACCCGAGTTGCCCGGCGGTGACGGCGTGCGTGCTCGAAGCGATCGGGCACTTCGGGTTCCGCGTCGGGCAGCGGCCGGTCGACGCCGCGGTGCAGTTCATCCTCGACCGCCAGGAGGTCGCCGGGCAGTGGCACACCCGGTGCGGGGCCGGAGCGATCCAGACGACGTGGCGGGTGTTCGCCGGGCTCCACGCGGTCGGGTTCGACGTGTACGACCTCCCGATCCGCCGGGCGGTGCGCTGGCTCAAAGAATCTCAGAACGCCGACGCCAGTTGGGGCAGCGCGACCGAAACCGCGTGGGCGGTTCTGGCCCTCCTGGCCGCGGGTGAAGGGGAAAGCGAGGAGACCCGAGCGGGCGCCGAGTTCATCGCCGGCACGCAGCGCGCCGACGGCACCTGGCCCGAGAACGGCTTCCCCTGCACCGCCTTCGCCTCCGGGGTTGAGTTGCGGAGCGGAATCGACGCGGTGTGCGCTCCGCTGCTGGCGCTGGGGCGCTACGCGACCGACCGCGGGCAACCGGTCGAGGTCCGCAAAACGACGGTCCGCCGTGACGCCGGCCACACGCTCGCCGGGCCGAAAAGCACGCGGCACACCCTCGCGGAAATGTAGGCGTTTCGCGGGCCGGACACACGAGCGTCCGGCCCGCCTGTCGCTCAAACAACCACGATGTTTACCAGCTTCCGCGGCACCACTTTCACCATCTTCACGGTCTTCCCATCGATCGCGGCCTTCACGGCCTCGTCGGCGCGGGCCGCGGCTTCCAGTGCGGCGTCGTCGATCTCCGCGGGCACCTTCAGCACGGCCTTCTTCTTGCCGTTGATCTGAACCGGCACCTCGATCTCGTCGGCCTTCGCCAGCGCGGGATCGAACTTCGGCCACGGCGCGTAGGCGAGCGTGTCCGTGTGCCCCAGGGCGCGCCACAGTTCCTCCGCGACGTGCGGCGCGTACGGCGCCAGCAGCAGCACGAACGGTTCCAGCACCGCGCGGGGTCGCGCCTCCAGCTTGGTGGCGTGGTTTACGAACTCCATCATCGCGGAGATCGCGGTGTTGAAGCGCAACCCTTCGGTGTCCTCGCCCACCTTCTGGATGGTGCGGTGCAGCACGCGGAGCGTGTCGCGGTCCGGTTCCACGTCCTTCACAGCCGGGTTCAGCGTCAGCGACTCGGCCATGTCGTCGACGATCAACCGCCATGCGCGCGAAAGGAAACGGTAAACGCCCTCGACGCTCTTGGTGTTCCAGGGCTTCACCGCCTCCAGCGGCCCCATGAACATCTCGTACAGCCGCAGGCTGTCGGCCCCGTACTCCTTCACGATGTCGTCCGGGTTCACCACGTTCCCGCGGGACTTCGACATCTTGTGCGCGCGTGAATCGACGCGAATGCTGTTGTCCTCCTTCAGCACGAACGACGGTCCCTTTTTCTCAACCTGCTCCTCGGTGACGCTCACGGTCTGGACCGGGCCTTGCTTAATTTCGGCCAGTTCCTTCTCTTCATCGGTAACGGCATTTGCCGACACCCATTTCCCGCCCTTCTGGTAAGCAGTCAGCTCAACTTCTCCCAGAATCATGCCCTGGTTCACGAGCCGCTGGAACGGCTCCGGGCACGGCAGGTAGCCGCGGTCGAACAGCACCTTGTGCCAGAACCGCGCGTACAGCAGGTGCAGCACCGCGTGCTCGGCCCCGCCGACGTACAGGTCGATGGGCAGCCAGTGCTTCAGCTTCGCAGGGTCGGCGAACGCGCCCGTGTTCTGCGGGTCGATGTAGCGCAGGAAGTACCAGCACGAGCCGGCCCACTGCGGCATCGTGTTCGTCTCGCGCTTGAAGCCCTTCCCGCCCGCCGTCACGTTCACCCAGTCGGTCGCCTTCGACAGCGGGCCTTCGGGGGTGCCGGTCGGCTTGAAGTCCTCCAGGTCCGGCGGCACCAGCGGCAGGTCGCCCGGCGAAAGCGCGACCAGTTCGCCGCCCGCCCCGTGCAGCACCGGGAACGGCTCGCCCCAGTACCGCTGCCGGCTGAACAGCCAGTCGCGCAGCTTGTAGTTCACCCGCCGGTGCCCCACGCCGCGCCCTTCCAGGGTGACGATCACGTCGCGCTTCGCTTCCGCGGTGGGCAGCCCGTTCAGCCGCCCGCTGTTGATCGCGATCCCTTCCTCGCAGTACGGCTCCTTCAGATCCGAAACGGTGCTGCCGGTTTTCGCCAGCCACTCGTCGGTCGGCCGCACGACGGTGACGATCGGCAGCCCGAACTCCTTCGCGAACTCGAAGTCGCGTTCGTCGTGCCCCGGCACGGCCATGATCGCGCCGGTTCCGTAGGTCGCCAGCACGTAGTCCGCGATCCAGATCGGGATCTTCTCGTTGCCCAGCGGGTTAATGGCGTAGGCGCCGGTGAACACGCCGGTCTTCTTCTTGGCGGTCTCGGTGCGCTCGAAGTCGCTCTTCCGCGCCGCCGCCTGCTGGTACTCCTTCACGGCAGCGGCGTGCGACGGCGTGGTGATCGCCGGCACCAGCGGGTGCTCCGGGGACAGCACCATGTACGTGGCGCCGTACAGCGTATCGGGCCGGGTGGTGAAGACGCGCACGGTCGCGTCGTGGTCCGCCAGCTTGAACTCGACCTCGGCCCCCTCGCTCTTGCCGATCCAGTTCCGCTGCATCTCCTTGATGGAGTGCGACCAGTCCAGCGGCTCCAGGTCTTCCAGCAGCCGCTCGGCGTAGGCGGTGATCCGCATCAGCCACTGGCGCAGCGGGCGGCGCTCGACCGGGTGCCCGCCGCGCTCGGACTTGCCGTCAATGACCTCTTCGTTCGCGAGCACGGTCCCCAGCGCCGGGCACCAGTTCACCGGCACTTCCGCTTGATAAGCGAGCCGGTGATCGTCCTGGTACTTGCGCACCGCGTCCGGCCCCTGCCCCGTCACCTCGGCGGGGATCGGCAGCTCGGCGATGGGCCGGCCCTTCCTGGCGACGGGGTCGTACCACGTGTCGTAGATGGTCAGGAAGATCCACTGGGTCCACTTGAAGTAGTTCGGGTCGGTGGTATCGACCTCGCGGTCCCAGTCGTAGGAGAAGCCCAGCGCCTTGATCTGGCGGCGGAACGTGTTGATGTTCTGCTGCGTGGTGATGCGCGGGTGAACGTTCTTCTCGACGGCGTACTGCTCGGCGGGCAGGCCGTAGGCGTCCCAGCCCATCGGGTGCAGGACGTGGAAGTTGTTCATCCGCTTGAACCGCGCCAGGATGTCGGTCGCGGTGTACCCTTCGGGGTGGCCGACGTGCAGCCCGGCGCCGCTCGGGTACGGGAACATGTCCAGGATGTAGTACTTGGGCTTCCCTTCGGTGCCCGGCTCGCCCGGGTCGGCGGTGCGAAACGTCTTGTTCGTTTCCCAGAACTGCTGCCAGCGGCGTTCCACGTCGGCGTGATTATAACTCGGCATCGCGCGGCCTTGTGTGCGTGTAAATCGTAGGGCTTGGCTTACGCCGGCCCGAAACCCGCGTCCAGAAAAGTGATGACCGACAGGCGCCGGCGGTTCGCCCGCCCGCCGGGCCGCCGCGCCAGCCGGCCAGGTTCGCGCGTGGCGGGCGTTCAATGCAATGGAACTCGTGTCGGTCCGCACGGGTATTCCTCTGTTGCGGCCGGTTGGGCCAACCGCGATCGTTCGAACGAGTCGCTTCGCACCTACGCCACCGCCAATTCGAATTCGCAAAGCATTACGAATCATGATCTTGCAACTAACCTTCGGCCACCTCCCGGACCGCATCGGGCCGGTCGCTCCCGTCCGCTTGGGCGGGATTCGTGGGTAGCAAACGGGTAGCTCCTGGGGAGCGAATCGCCACCGTTCCGCCCGCGAATGTCCATTCGGTGCCCCAGCAGGTTCTGCTGTAACCCCCGTTACACCTCACGCAGCCGAGTGCCGCCCGGCCCGCTCCGGTCCGCTGCCGTTGGGGTAGCAGCGGAGGTGTTCGAAGGTAGCGAACGGAAGCGGAACCCCCACATCACCCCCGCTGTGTGGTAGCTCGGTGCCAGCTCCCGGACCACCGCCGCTTCCATCGGCAGCCCTCCGCCGCGCCCAGGTGATACGCGGCGCAAAGTAGCTCCCGGAGCTTGTACCCCTGGCCCACTCCCCTTCTGGCCGGGAGAGAAGACACGTCGGGAGCGCCGCGCAGCCGGTCCCTCCTGATTAACGATCCGGGTGGTTGTGTCTGTTTCTCGCGGCACAGGCATTCCTCAGTAGTTGCCACGGCTACGGCGTATTCGGTAGTTCGGTCGTTGATTGTCACAGAAACTCATGCGCCGCCCAAGCACAGTTGCAACCACTAACGAATGCCTGCGCCACAAAAAAACGAAGCCAACACCAGTAACCGGATCGTGCATGAACGGCGTTGTTATTGGCATCACT belongs to Gemmata obscuriglobus and includes:
- a CDS encoding DUF971 domain-containing protein, translated to MAEDLRPVSLNREGNGLKIEWSDGVATFTAFTALRAKCPCATCNEERGKPVDPFRILTPQEVAAGAPAPVAMTPVGHYAYQIKWNDGHDTGIYPLALLRALGEQNKEHR
- a CDS encoding PKD domain-containing protein, coding for MSGPSHPAPTSVSTPAKSGGWLKGMILGFLGLGGGAAGTYATAIVDQVVKPTKPVANFAVSTDGFTLTCQNQATGESGWWDFGDGTPLEPFSKEQPITHTYTKPGSYTVKLTVRNYLGDENERTVPVDVAAAAQSEPPPSIGAFTVQPVSAAVAPATFKLTADVVNAASCVWDLGDGRVEVTGGGKVERLVTFEKPGTFPISLVAHNGKQGAKQSAAAKVEAPRDGSTMAVLKVTDTGNKVERLTTNESVAVPVPSDKTQPTFAKVVHARPGFTIAEATIGDAPPSAKNLKIEVAPDKRFAKLSGTWVGDLKTTNKAAGGSDAIVRVKFIQERATAQPPSVMVVTGMFVNANGAIRADLPLPTAPAGLNSGKREYALEIRTTGSGKSTTVLQVPQPGKTLNFPWSGKQNGPNWSITYNAKIEGDMLVVTWVQGQ
- a CDS encoding prenyltransferase/squalene oxidase repeat-containing protein codes for the protein MKSTYTTPETLSERDAAWFEELTVTLARGRSALLGLQHEDGHWAGTVETNERLEAELVLLLAFLGKLHNHRAAPAARSILSTQQADGTWGDLGASVRAYFALKLAGHAAATPHMTRAAEAIRARGGAAAADPLTRVWLALLGQLPHSACARTPVQTVLLPKWLGGIDSYPEWERAQRVALGIAQVHEPVVPLAEAVGISELFVRPAPAHKPNRPRPFRGRAVRAATNWLRARYSEDGPDSNFRVLAFTAVALKSIGVPADDAEMHWVLTQLESLCTIEGGALTVRPFRAPVRDTALALLALAGTEPSRPSAARDSIAEWLLERGSRPAPRRDTETAALVLTALARGGHVRNATASAVVYRSLNELLALQNRDGGWAAFDRGVSGDPSCPAVTACVLEAIGHFGFRVGQRPVDAAVQFILDRQEVAGQWHTRCGAGAIQTTWRVFAGLHAVGFDVYDLPIRRAVRWLKESQNADASWGSATETAWAVLALLAAGEGESEETRAGAEFIAGTQRADGTWPENGFPCTAFASGVELRSGIDAVCAPLLALGRYATDRGQPVEVRKTTVRRDAGHTLAGPKSTRHTLAEM
- the leuS gene encoding leucine--tRNA ligase; amino-acid sequence: MPSYNHADVERRWQQFWETNKTFRTADPGEPGTEGKPKYYILDMFPYPSGAGLHVGHPEGYTATDILARFKRMNNFHVLHPMGWDAYGLPAEQYAVEKNVHPRITTQQNINTFRRQIKALGFSYDWDREVDTTDPNYFKWTQWIFLTIYDTWYDPVARKGRPIAELPIPAEVTGQGPDAVRKYQDDHRLAYQAEVPVNWCPALGTVLANEEVIDGKSERGGHPVERRPLRQWLMRITAYAERLLEDLEPLDWSHSIKEMQRNWIGKSEGAEVEFKLADHDATVRVFTTRPDTLYGATYMVLSPEHPLVPAITTPSHAAAVKEYQQAAARKSDFERTETAKKKTGVFTGAYAINPLGNEKIPIWIADYVLATYGTGAIMAVPGHDERDFEFAKEFGLPIVTVVRPTDEWLAKTGSTVSDLKEPYCEEGIAINSGRLNGLPTAEAKRDVIVTLEGRGVGHRRVNYKLRDWLFSRQRYWGEPFPVLHGAGGELVALSPGDLPLVPPDLEDFKPTGTPEGPLSKATDWVNVTAGGKGFKRETNTMPQWAGSCWYFLRYIDPQNTGAFADPAKLKHWLPIDLYVGGAEHAVLHLLYARFWHKVLFDRGYLPCPEPFQRLVNQGMILGEVELTAYQKGGKWVSANAVTDEEKELAEIKQGPVQTVSVTEEQVEKKGPSFVLKEDNSIRVDSRAHKMSKSRGNVVNPDDIVKEYGADSLRLYEMFMGPLEAVKPWNTKSVEGVYRFLSRAWRLIVDDMAESLTLNPAVKDVEPDRDTLRVLHRTIQKVGEDTEGLRFNTAISAMMEFVNHATKLEARPRAVLEPFVLLLAPYAPHVAEELWRALGHTDTLAYAPWPKFDPALAKADEIEVPVQINGKKKAVLKVPAEIDDAALEAAARADEAVKAAIDGKTVKMVKVVPRKLVNIVVV